Proteins from a genomic interval of Fusarium oxysporum Fo47 chromosome I, complete sequence:
- a CDS encoding WD40-repeat-containing domain protein produces MASVALSTPVKSHKGLFSARTAGGRMPLTPSPRQQSSTTNVPVNLNSSPFTPERQSSNEFRPSGRSTYGGNLMSHLARSTTKSSHRDSPKSNIARGVQTPRKALELGVSDFTLTGTGNTTKTPSSTKSKKSLRSKTAKTTLNYGGDRFIPNRGASSAISNAGSGKLDLPDRQRPKSSSSESSTVLSAAADEAMAALESLNINDDEPDNYSRPSPNTVAYQDSLANACGVSLNTRILEFKPAAPESSKPIDLRQQYNRPLKSATSSSAQLRRRIATAPERVLDAPGLVDDYYLNLLDWSSGNQVAIGLERNVYVWSADEGSVSCLLETTPDTYVSSVKWSGDGAYVSVGMGTGEVQIWDVAEGQKIRSMFGHDTRVGVMGWNKHLLSTGARSGLVYNHDVRIAEHKVAELVSHTSEVCGLEWRSDGAQLATGGNDNLVSIWDARSLSVPKFTKTNHKAAVKALSWCPWNMNLLATGGGSYDRHIHFWNSTSGARVNSIDTGSQVTSLRWSPHHREIVSSSGFPDNSLSIWSYPTLVRTVEIPAHESRVLHSCLSPDGQMLATAAADESLKFWKIFEKKAGATAGIGASGASSKASMAKQMTIR; encoded by the exons ATGGCTTCTGTAGCATTGTCGACGCCTGTCAAGTCCCACAAGGGACTATTCTCAGCCCGTACCGCTGGCGGGCGCATGCCTTTGACTCCCTCTCCCCGCCAACAGTCATCCACCACGAACGTCCCCGTCAACCTGAACTCTTCCCCATTTACCCCCGAAAGACAGTCTAGCAACGAGTTTAGGCCATCCGGGCGCTCTACATATGGCGGTAACCTCATGTCTCACCTTGCTCGATCTACTACAAAGTCCTCTCACCGTGACTCCCCCAAGTCCAACATCGCCCGTGGTGTTCAGACTCCCCGGAAGgctcttgagcttggcgtCTCTGATTTTACCCTCACTGGTACTggcaacaccaccaagacccCTTCAAGCACAAAGTCCAAGAAGAGCCTCCGCTCCAAGACTGCTAAGACTACTCTGAACTATGGTGGCGACCGATTTATCCCCAACCGTGGCGCAAGCTCTGCCATTTCCAACGCTGGTTCTGGCAAGCTTGATCTCCCCGATAGGCAACGCCCCAAGAGCAGCAGCTCCGAGAGCTCTACTGTtctctctgctgctgctgacgaAGCCATGGCTGCTCTCGAgagcctcaacatcaacgatGATGAGCCTGACAACTACTCTCGACCCTCCCCTAACACTGTGGCTTACCAAGATTCCCTTGCCAATGCTTGTGGTGTTAGCCTAAACACTCGCATCCTCGAGTTCAAGCCTGCTGCCCCCGAGTCTTCCAAGCCAATTGACCTGCGACAACAGTACAACCGCCCCCTCAAGTCTGCGACTTCCAGCTCCGCTCAACTCCGCCGCCGCATTGCCACTGCCCCTGAGCGTGTCCTTGATGCTCCTGGCCTCGTGGACGACTACTACCTGAACCTCCTCGACTGGAGCTCTGGTAACCAGGTCGCTATCGGTCTTGAGCGCAATGTCTACGTCTGGTCTGCCGATGAAGGTAGTGTTAGCTGTCTCCTTGAGACCACTCCTGATACATATGTCAGCAGCGTCAAGTGGTCTGGCGATGGCGCCTATGTCAGTGTTGGTATGGGAACTGGCGAGGTCCAGATCTGGGACGTTGCGGAGGGCCAGAAGATTCGAAGCATGTTCGGCCATGATACACGTGTCGGTGTCATGGGGTGGAACAAGCACCTTCTCTCTACCGGTGCTCGTAGCGGTCTTGTCTACAACCACGATGTTCGCATTGCCGAGCACAAGGTTGCTGAGCTCGTCTCCCATACATCCGAGGTTTGCGGACTTGAGTGGCGCTCCGATGGCGCTCAGCTCGCTACTGGCGGCAACGACAACCTCGTCTCCATCTGGGATGCCCGATCTCTGTCTGTTCCTAAGTtcaccaagaccaaccaCAAGGCTGCTGTCAAGGCCCTCTCTTGGTGCCCTTGGAACATGAACCTCCTCGCTACTGGTGGCGGCTCTTACGACCGTCACATTCACTTCTGGAACTCCACCTCGGGTGCTCGCGTCAACAGCATCGACACTGGTTCTCAGGTCACTTCTCTTCGCTGGAGCCCCCACCACCGCGAGATCGTCAGCTCAAGCGGTTTCCCTGACAACTCTCTCAGCATCTGGAGCTACCCCACCCTTGTCCGTACCGTTGAGATCCCCGCCCACGAGAGCCGAGTCCTCCACAGCTGCCTGAGCCCTGACGGCCAGATGCTTGCAACAGCTG CTGCTGACGAGAGCCTCAAGTTCTGGAAgatctttgagaagaaggctggtgCCACCGCTGGCATTGGTGCCTCTGGCGCGTCGAGCAAGGCGTCCATGGCTAAGCAGATGACCATCCGATAA
- a CDS encoding glycoside hydrolase, whose product MLLRSRGLVLVCGLLTVILFCYWAGRTPEYVGPRYGHGPYNHNQKHGWPVKTSLWRQDQDDNYYWNTVKVNYPHSAFQPLPTSPPVTYPKVQATFPEFSISTAELRRERQQAVKATFTRCWNSYRKHAWMADELSPVSAGQANPFGGWAATLVDSLDTLWIMDMHQEFYEAVDAVDKIDFTATDLKEVNIFETTIRYLGGFLAAFELSEDMRLLRKAVQVGEMIYKAFDTPNHMPVLRWNFHAAGGGKNQIAGAGVLVAEIGSLCIELTRLSQLTGDAKWFDASQTIMDLLAAQQDSTMLPGQWPLIVDAKSQIFNQGSVFTLGAMADSVYEYLPKMAALTGGQLPVYQTMYEKAMDAALEHNFFRPMTPENKDILISGQIHAKDKGGKIQLELESQGQHLVCFLGGMLALGGRLFNRQQDVDTAVKLTNGCIYTYEAFPHGIMPETFYMVPCDSKEHCPWDEKLWKEGVLKQAKIKEGEAAQADAIIKDEHLPGGFTHIPDRRYILRPEAIESVFMMYRVTGENEYTEHAWTMFKSIEEATKTELANTAVWDVTVTEEKPRAVDSMESFWMGETLKYFYLIFSDPELISLDEYVFNTEAHPLRRLVA is encoded by the coding sequence ATGCTCCTCCGCAGTCGAGGTCTCGTTTTAGTTTGCGGCCTGTTGACAGTGATCCTCTTCTGCTATTGGGCTGGTAGGACCCCTGAATACGTTGGACCCCGATATGGACACGGCCCTTACAACCACAACCAGAAGCACGGCTGGCCCGTAAAGACTTCGCTGTGGAGGCAAGACCAGGATGACAACTATTACTGGAACACCGTCAAAGTCAACTATCCTCACTCTGCCTTCCAACCACTGCCCACTTCTCCTCCTGTCACCTATCCCAAGGTCCAAGCCACGTTCCCTGAATTCTCCATTAGTACTGCTGAACTGCGACGCGAGCGTCAACAGGCTGTCAAGGCGACCTTCACAAGATGTTGGAATTCTTACAGAAAGCATGCCTGGATGGCAGACGAGCTCAGTCCCGTCTCGGCTGGCCAGGCAAATCCATTCGGCGGCTGGGCCGCTACTCTCGTTGACTCCCTTGATACCCTTTGGATCATGGATATGCACCAAGAATTCTACGAAGCCGTGGATGCAGTCGACAAGATTGACTTCACAGCCACGGATCTCAAAGAAGTCAATATATTTGAGACTACTATCCGTTACCTCGGTGGCTTTCTCGCTGCCTTTGAGCTTAGCGAGGATATGCGTTTGCTCCGCAAGGCAGTCCAGGTTGGTGAAATGATTTACAAGGCTTTTGACACACCCAACCACATGCCTGTCTTACGTTGGAATTTTCACGCTGCCGGGGGGGGTAAAAATCAGATcgctggcgctggtgtcCTCGTTGCAGAGATTGGAAGCTTGTGTATCGAGCTTACACGCCTCTCGCAACTCACAGGAGATGCCAAATGGTTTGACGCCTCACAGACTATCATGGATCTCCTGGCGGCACAGCAAGATTCAACCATGCTCCCTGGACAGTGGCCTCTGATTGTGGATGCAAAGAGCCAGATCTTTAACCAAGGATCCGTTTTCACCCTCGGTGCAATGGCTGACAGCGTGTACGAATACTTGCCCAAGATGGCAGCACTAACGGGTGGACAACTACCTGTTTATCAAACCATGTATGAAAAGGCCATGGATGCAGCATTAGAACACAATTTCTTTCGACCGATGACGCCTGAGAACAAAGATATTCTCATATCTGGACAAATTCATGCCAAAGACAAAGGTGGAAAGATACAGTTGGAACTCGAGAGCCAGGGACAGCATCTAGTCTGTTTCCTTGGAGGCATGCTGGCATTAGGTGGGCGACTCTTCAACCGCCAGCAGGACGTCGACACTGCAGTCAAACTTACCAATGGTTGCATCTACACTTATGAAGCATTTCCTCATGGTATCATGCCTGAGACTTTCTATATGGTTCCCTGTGACTCCAAGGAGCATTGCCCATGGGACGAAAAGCTGTGGAAAGAAGGTGTCCTCAAGCAGGCAAAGATCAAGGAGGGCGAGGCAGCACAGGCGGATGCTATTATCAAAGACGAGCATCTTCCCGGCGGGTTTACTCATATTCCTGATCGCCGATATATCCTGCGCCCAGAGGCCATTGAGAGTGTTTTCATGATGTACCGGGTCACCGGCGAGAACGAGTATACCGAGCACGCCTGGACTATGTTCAAATCGATTGAAGAAGCGACAAAGACAGAGCTGGCCAATACAGCTGTATGGGATGTTACTGTTACAGAGGAGAAACCCCGTGCCGTGGACTCAATGGAGTCCTTCTGGATGGGCGAAACCCTCAAGTACTTTTATCTCATTTTTAGCGACCCGGAGCTGATCAGTCTGGATGAATATGTATTTAATACTGAGGCGCACCCACTGAGACGACTGGTGGCATGA
- a CDS encoding transcription factor IIA, alpha/beta subunit, with protein sequence MSNPAVGNVYQAIIDEVVNSSRVDFEESGVEESVLEELRQGWQQKLTQLHVAQFPWDPKPDPPAQAPPSAVPPAQTHAQAQFSPQLSNPTGLSLPGMAQPQVQNGIKPEGNNIKTEPHVPIKQEPGLQGNPMAYQQYNNNTNINMNDNNVAANRAAQQLQAQYGQRAASSINALHQQQGHSQQSQQQQPALPQPHQQQQPGLTQQQHQQQIYRQQMAAATAQQQQQHPANGQPHIQNGQTDGAGDLEEFEGVLMQRAADGNLHELGRVEIDRMLHEQILAKAKSMEGGGLMLPLKEATRTSSVPTSRVAKGKQPAAYDGGDDDDEDDDDAINSDLDDPEEDRDDDDVDDEGLGNIMLCMYDKVQRVKNKWKCTLKDGVLTVNGKEYVFHKATGEYEW encoded by the exons atgtcgaACCCGGCCGTCGGAAACGTCTACCAAGCCATCATTGACGAGGTTGTCAATAGTTCGCGAGTTGATTTCGAGGAGAGCGGCGTTGAAGAATCAGTGCTAGAGGAGCTGCGACAG GGATGGCAGCAAAAGCTCACTCAGCTTCACGTCGCCCAGTTCCCTTGGGACCCCAAGCCCGACCCCCCCGCACAAGCACCACCGTCTGCTGTTCCACCAGCTCAGACTCATGCTCAGGCTCAATTCTCGCCTCAGCTAAGCAACCCAACTGGTCTTTCTTTACCGGGAATGGCCCAACCCCAGGTGCAGAATGGTATCAAGCCCGAAGGCAACAATATCAAGACCGAGCCTCACGTACCTATCAAGCAAGAACCCGGCTTACAGGGTAACCCGATGGCCTACCAACAGTACAataacaacaccaacatcaacatgaaTGACAACAATGTAGCTGCCAATCGTGCTGCTCAGCAATTGCAGGCTCAGTATGGACAGCGAGCGGCCAGCTCTATCAACGCCCTTCACCAGCAACAAGGCCACTCTCAGCagagccagcaacaacaaccagCTCTACCGCAGCcacatcagcagcagcagcccgGCCTAACccagcaacaacatcagcagcagatATATCGTCAGCAAATGGCCGCCGCAACTgcccaacagcaacagcagcacccGGCCAACGGTCAGCCCCACATTCAAAACGGCCAGACTGATGGCGCTGGCGATCTGGAAGAGTTCGAGGGTGTACTCATGCAACGAGCTGCTGATGGCAATTTGCATGAACTCGGGCGAGTTGAGATCGACCGTATGCTGCATGAACAAATCCttgccaaggccaagagcATGGAGGGCGGCGGTCTGATGCTTCCTTTAAAAGAGGCAACTCGAACTTCGTCGGTCCCGACATCACGCGTGGCCAAGGGCAAACAACCTGCCGCATACGATGGaggtgatgacgacgacgaagatgatgacgacgcCATCAACTCTGACCTCGATGACCCAGAAGAGGACcgagacgacgatgatgttgatgatgaggggcTTGGCAATATCATGCTGTGCATGTACGACAAGGTTCAGCGGGTCAAGAACAAGTG GAAGTGCACTCTTAAGGATGGAGTCTTGACAGTCAACGGCAAGGAGTATGTCTTTCACAAGGCTACTGGTGAATATGAGTGGTGA
- a CDS encoding methyl transferase translates to MVVMPPQNSVNESEGRYLQDGFWQHGRFYGSWKPGKYLFPIDSEELNRLDIFHKVFLLARDNKPFLAPIRRPSPRIMDIGTGTGIWAINVAEECLSDAQIMAVDLNQIQPALIPPGFMPKQYDIEEPSWGPLLADCDLIHMRMLLGSIQTDLWPQVYHNVFEHLTPGIGFFEHIEVDWIPRCDDDERPANSAFVKWAELFLDGMDRFNRSVRVTPQEHRQMLEAAGFTDIRQEVIKAYVCPWSADRNEREIARWFNIGLSHSLEAMSLKPLIEKLGFEAEEVRELCERAKRETCVLRYHTYCNIHVWTARKPGPQQ, encoded by the exons ATGGTTGTAATGCCTCCTCAAAACAG CGTGAACGAGTCGGAAGGGCGATACCTTCAAGATGGATTCTGGCAACATGGCCGTTTTTATGGCTCTTGGAAACCTGGCAAATACTTATTTCCAATTGATTCA GAAGAATTGAATCGTTTGGATATATTTCATAAAGTTTTCCTTCTGGCACGAGACAATAAGCCATTTCTAGCTCCCATCAGACGCCCCTCGCCCAGAATCATGGATATTGGTACGGGCACGGGTATTTGGGCAATCAACGTGGCCGAAGA ATGTCTCTCAGATGCCCAGATCATGGCCGTAGACCTGAATCAGATTCAACCAGCACT GATTCCTCCTGGCTTTATGCCAAAGCAGTATGACATTGAAGAACCGTCTTGGGGGCCCCTACTGGCGGACTGCGATTTGATTCATATGCGAATGTTACTTGGCAGTATTCAAACGGATTTGTGGCCTCAAGTCTACCACAATGTCTTTGA GCACTTGACACCAGGCATCGGCTTCTTCGAGCACATCGAGGTTGACTGGATACCCCGAtgtgacgatgatgaacgCCCAGCAAATTCCGCATTCGTGAAGTGGGCAGAGCTTTTTCTCGATGGCATGGATCGATTCAACCGCAGTGTCAGAGTCACACCGCAAGAACATCGGCAAATGCTCGAAGCTGCAGGTTTCACAGATATCAGGCAGGAGGTGATCAAGGCTTATGTTTGCCCCTGGTCTGCTGATCGAAATGAACGTGAAATCGCTCGATGGTTCAATATCGGACTGTCTCATAGTCTGGAGGCCATGAGTTTAAAACCCCTAATCGAGAAACTCGGATTCGAGGCCGAGGAAGTTCGTGAGCTATGTGAGAGAGCGAAGCGCGAAACGTGTGTTTTGCGCTATCACACTTATTGTAATAT TCATGTCTGGACGGCTAGGAAGCCCGGACCTCAACAGTAA
- a CDS encoding L-arabinitol 4-dehydrogenase has protein sequence MSPSAVEGNGVADVKTTLKPNIGVYTNPNHDLWVTAAEPSAEAVKSGSDLKHGEVSVAIRSTGICGSDVHFWHAGCIGPMIVEGDHILGHESAGEVIAVHPSVSHLKVGDRVAVEPNIPCGTCEPCLTGRYNGCESVLFLSTPPVPGMLRRYINHPAVWCHKIGNMSFENGALLEPLSVALAGMQRAQVALGDPVLICGAGPIGLITLQCCAAAGASPIVITDISESRLAFAKELCPRVITHKVERLSAEDSAKAIVKSFGGIEPSVALECTGVESSIASAVWSVKFGGKVFIIGVGKNEINIPFMRASVREVDIQLQYRYCNTWPRAIRLVENNVVDLSKLVTHKFKLEDAIKAFETSADPKSGAIKRVLPSFFSPSDDLTQDPDPASTPSIDHPPPVSLPHGAPISNLRGISHSFTALAVTMSSLARPMLRSPALRVAARRFESTATQKATENAKQAASKATENAKLAASRAQEGLSRVTTAAGPAIAGYAKGVANTLGKVGGRTGKVIGFVERQVPFVVYYSKVALELGKFVFHNQKMSPPNLATFQNTYQSIIKSIQNRTIIQSTQNAIQQVRNIGPAQLAAGGVVAAEVLGFFTVGEIIGRFKLVGYRGEASSHH, from the exons ATGAGCCCTTCAGCAGTCGAAGGAAATGGGGTCGCAGATGTCAAGACGACTCTCAAGCCCAACATTGGCGTTTACACCAACCCCAACCATGATCTCTGGGTAACGGCTGCTGAACCCTCTGCTGAGGCCGTCAAGTCCGGCTCCGACTTGAAGCATGGCGAGGTCAGTGTTGCTATCCGCAGCACTGGTATCTGCGG CTCCGATGTTCACTTCTGGCATGCTGGTTGCATCGGTCCTATGATCGTCGAGGGCGACCACATCCTAGGCCATGAGTCGGCCGGCGAGGTTATCGCCGTGCACCCTTCTGTCAGCCATCTCAAGGTTGGCGACAGGGTCGCTGTCGAGCCAAATATCCCCTGCGGTACCTGCGAGCCCTGCCTTACTGGCCGATACAATGGTTGTGAGAGCGTCCTGTTCCTGTCAACACCACCTGTTCCTGGCATGTTGCGCCGATATATCAACCACCCGGCTGTCTGGTGTCACAAGATTGGAAATATGTCATTTGAGAACGGCGCTCTCCTCGAGCCTCTCAGTGTTGCCCTTGCTGGCATGCAGAGGGCTCAGGTCGCCCTGGGAGACCCCGTCCTGATTTGCGGTGCTGGACCTATCGGGCTGATCACCCTTCAGTGCTGTGCCGCCGCAGGTGCTTCTCCCATCGTCATCACGGATATTTCAGAGAGCCGGTTGGCATTTGCTAAGGAGCTCTGCCCTCGCGTGATTACACACAAGGTCGAGCGACTGTCAGCTGAGGACTCCGCCAAAGCAATTGTTAAGAGCTTTGGAGGCATCGAGCCCAGTGTTGCTCTGGAGTGTACCGGCGTCGAAAGTAGTATTGCCTCTGCCGTCTGGTCAGTAAAGTTTGGCGGCAAGGTCTTTATCATTGGCGTCGGAAAGAACGAGATTAACATCCCCTTCATGCGCGCAAGTGTACGAGAAGTCGACATTCAGCTACAGTATCGTTATTGCAACACCTGGCCTAGAGCTATCCGCTTGGTTGAGAACAACGTAGTTGACCTCTCAAAGCTCGTCACTCACAAGTTCAAGCTTGAGGATGCCATCAAGGCGTTTGAGACGTCAGCAGATCCCAAGAGCGGGGCCATCAAG CGAGTTCTTCCGAGCTTTTTTTCTCCCTCAGACGACCTCACTCAAGATCCAGACCCAGCTTCGACTCCATCAATTGACCACCCGCCGCCGGTCTCTTTACCCCACGGAGCTCCGATATCGAATCTACGAGGCATCTCGCACTCTTTTACTGCCTTAGCCGTCACCATGTCTTCTCTCGCTCGTCCCATGCTCCGTTCGCCCGCTCTCCGCGTCGCCGCCCGACGCTTCGAGAGCACCGCCACCCAGAAGGCCACCGAGAACGCAAAGCAGGCTGCCTCCAAAGCCACCGAGAATGCTAAGCTGGCTGCCTCAAGGGCCCAGGAAGGTCTGTCGCGTGTCACAACCGCTGCTGGCCCTGCTATTGCTGGTTACGCCAAGGGCGTTGCCAACACTCTGGGCAAGGTTGGCGGACGAACGGGCAAGGTCATCGGCTTCGTTGAAC GACAAGTCCCCTTCGTCGTTTACTACTCCAAGGTCGCCCTCGAGCTGGGCAAGTTCGTCTTCCATAACCAGAAGATGAGCCCTCC CAACCTGGCCACCTTCCAAAACACATACCAGAGCATTATCAAGTCCATCCAGAACCGTACCATCATCCAGTCTACTCAGAACGCCATCCAGCAGGTACGGAATATCGGCCCTGCTCAGCTCGCCGCTGGCGGTGTTGTCGCAGCTGAGGTCCTCGGCTTTTTCACCGTTGGTGAGATTATTGGGCGATTCAAGCTTGTTGGCTACCGTGGTGAGGCCTCTTCCCACCACTAA
- a CDS encoding scaffold protein Nfu/NifU N terminal-domain-containing protein, with protein sequence MATSRAMSRTLAAVARPITETSCRGIPRWTRSISTVQSQLLAGSYTTRPLARRQRNIPTTIPSLAGVGSGIRTIFIQTENTPNPDALKFLPNHRVVPEELSTPFIEYLNPRATISPPYPSPLAAKLMNIDGVTSVFYGADFITVTKAADANWAHIRPEIFALITEAITAGEKIVTVSERRDGEAGAAEEEDSLAYNEDDSEVVGMIKELLETRIRPAIQEDGGDIDFRGFDDEGYVHLRLRGACRTCDSSTVTLKNGIEGMLMHYIEEVKGVKQVMDQEEEIALQEFEKFEEKLRQQKGTAASAT encoded by the exons ATGGCAACTTCAAGAGCCATGTCACGGACATTGGCCGCTGTCGCTCGGCCCATCACAGAGACATCTTGCCGAGGAATTCCGCGATGGACTCGTTCAATCAGCACCGTCCAGTCACAACTTCTTGCCGGTTCTTATACTACACGGCCCCTTGCACGGCGACAGCGCAATATTCCAACTACCATACCAAGCCTCGCCGGTGTCGGTAGCGGGATCCGaaccatcttcatccagaCGGAGAACACCCCGAACCCAGATGCCCTCAAGTTTCTACCGAATCATCGAGTTGTGCCCGAGGAGCTCTCTACGCCTTTTATCGAGTATCTCAACCCCCGAGCAACCATTTCTCCGCCGTATCCTTCTCCACTCGCTGCCAAGCTTATGAATATCGATGGAGTTACGTCGGTTTTCTACGGCGCCGATTTCATTACTGTTACGAAGGCTGCAGATGCCAATTGGGCACATATTCGACCGGAGATCTTTGCCCTCATCACAGAAGCCATCACTGCAGGTGAGAAGATAGTCACTGTCTCCGAACGCCGGGATGGCGAGGCCGGCGcggccgaggaggaggatagcCTTGCGTACAACGAAGACGACAGTGAGGTTGTTGGTATGATcaaggagcttcttgagacACGAATTCGACCAGCTATCCAGGAGGATGGCGGCGACATAGATTTTCGAGGTTTTGATGACGAGGGCTATGTGCATCTCCGGTTGCGAGGTGCCTGTCGTACTTGCGATTCCAGCACTGTCACCCTCAAGAATGGAATTGAGGGCATGCTGATGCATTAT ATTGAGGAGGTCAAAGGTGTTAAGCAAGTGATGGatcaagaggaagaaattGCTTTGCAGGAGTTCGAAAAGTTTGAGGAAAAGCTCAGGCAGCAAAAGGGCACTGCCGCCTCGGCAACATAG